One Polyodon spathula isolate WHYD16114869_AA chromosome 46, ASM1765450v1, whole genome shotgun sequence genomic window carries:
- the LOC121306098 gene encoding uncharacterized protein LOC121306098, giving the protein MGQLPNMPWSIHSIMLFFALGDVLLVSTEPVRTAMIQIVKTSVVEGEKVEFRCVISAVHGEQAENKGRNWFHLYKNREKISSQPEPGGRGAVTFTKQDITKNDAGNYTCMYGNENPGDVKNISHGSSVYLNVQELSYQLTLQLDKHNPMEGMDVSFKCMIPAELRDAAGEESFFHLYKDGSRVDSQAAPKGVPGVAFDFKNVKRSDTGSYTCVYGKEKLVNSANSKRSRPVYLHVTEYMTATSQQKLTGEMTTPNTSIKTQHTDGRGKCE; this is encoded by the exons ATGGGGCAGCTTCCCAATATGCCTTGGAGTATTCATTCAATCATGCTGT tttttgcactTGGAGACGTGCTGCTGGTTTCCACAG agcCTGTGCGTACAGCAATGATTCAAATAGTGAAAACATCTGTAGTGGAAGGGGAGAAGGTTGAATTCAGATGTGTGATATCAGCTGTGCACGGAGAACAAGCAGAGAACAAGGGGAGGAATTGGttccatttatataaaaacagagagAAGATCAGCTCACAGCCGGAGCCTGGAGGAAGGGGAGCtgtcacatttacaaaacaagacatcACAAAGAATGACGCTGGAAACTATACCTGCATGTATGGGAATGAGAATCCAGGAGATGTGAAAAATATCAGCCATGGCTCTTCAGTTTATCTCAATGTACAAG AGTTAAGCTATCAGCTCACACTTCAGCTAGACAAACACAACCCAATGGAAGGAATGgatgtatcatttaaatgtatgataccaGCTGAACTCAGAGATGCAGCAGGAGAAGAGAGTTTTTTCCATCTATATAAAGATGGAAGCCGTGTCGATTCACAAGCCGCTCCCAAAGGCGTACCAGGTGTAGCGTTtgactttaaaaatgttaagagGAGTGATACTGGAAGCTACACCTGTGTGTATGGGAAAGAGAAGCTTGTGAACTCAGCAAACAGCAAACGCAGTCGGCCAGTCTACCTTCATGTGACAG AATATATGACAGCTACATCCCAACAGAAACTGACAG GAGAAATGACAACTCCAAACACATCAATCAAGACCCAACACACAGATGGAAGAGGCAAGTGTGAATAA